The window ACAAGATGGCACAAGCAGGTAGTAGTATTGTCTATGTCTGTGCCCAACCTACAGAAGTATGCCCGCCAAAAAAATTGCCCCAAATACAACAAATAATGTGATTATGTGATTATTGTAACAACGTCAAGAGTACCACAGCAAATGTAAGCTACGGTAAAAATTGCTTAAAACTCTGTCTACCAAAAACAACCACGGGAGTGCAAAGCTGCTGGAAAGTTATTAAATGTGTCGAACAAGGATTGGTACTCTTGTCTCCAACTGGAGATCTTATATGCCGATCTTCTTCTGGTACTTCTGGATTTGATTCAAGAAGAGCCACGTCATCTGCAAAAAGAAATCACATGAGTATGCTGCATTGTAACGGATTGGAAACAAATGGCTATGATTGTCTGCCATAGGCCTTGCGCTCTAAGCTAATCAGCGTTTACCATGACATGCGGGGCGATCCTGACACAATATACAGGGAAACCGGAGTAGAACTTAAATGGGCCACCGGTCTTCAAGGTTTGCATGGCGCAGTCCAAAGACCCAGTGTATGGGTACTTGCCAGTGGCATCAGGTTGCATCTTCTGAATTTGTGTTTTCACGTAATCAAAGGGCAGACTGCAAGCAGCCGCACAGAATCCAGAAATGGCACTGGCTCCTGCAAACCAAAAGTTAGGAAATTTTGTAAGTTCACTGATTGGCCTATATAAAAGGTCAGCAAACGTCTTCTCCTAACAGTGTAAAGAATCCTAAACAGCAATGAAAAGAAAGAATTCTAAACAATAATCTTACCAATAACAGTCTGATATTCCCCGGCACCCAATTTGTCTCTGAACAGCTCAACACTTTGATCATAGGACGCAAGCATACCCATATTCAGTGACATGGCTCTCACCACAGTTGGGCCTGCACCCTTCCAAAGCGCAAGGACGCCTTCATCAGCGGTGATACGGTAGAGTGCATGGAATGCATTCTTGTAGTGACGCCGCTGTGCTGCTGGTAGGGTCGAGTCAGCTTGCATCCTAATGAGTGCCAAATCAGCAGGACTGCCCACACATGCGCCAATCGCTCCAGCAGTCAGACCAATAAAAGCTTTCTGAACAAGTGGCAATGGCTTCCCATCATTTGCCTCAATTGCTTTGTTTGTCAAAACCCTGACAAGAAATATTACCAAATACAAAACTCCAAATAAGGATAAATCAACTAGAATCGATGCAACAATAGAACTTTTTTTTCCTCAGTGAAATGAACTAATCCAACTTCATAATGATACAGCTGATTCAGACATTATAATGTAATAAACATTAATTGTAGTTATGGCAACAGCCAAGTATAATTAACATTTTGATAACAAAAAACTACAAACCAAAGACATAATATCTCATGGTAATTATCCAGTCATATGAATTTATTTCAAAACAACAGAGATCCTACTAACAACTAGATATTGATTCATCAATTATTGTGCAAGAAATGACTATTTACAGTACTCTATCAATTAAACAACCACGTTATACAAACCTGAAGGATCCAAGACGAGCTGTCGTATAGGTCGCTTGCCTTAGTAAACCAGCTGACAAACCCTGTCAAAAAAATGTAAAACTTGAAGCAACAAACCAATTCAAGAAGCACAAAACAATGTGCTGTTGTAGGTGAAATGCCAGCACATGTCATTGAGGTGTTCAGATCAAACTAGAAAACCAGCATCATCGATACAAACATCATTTACAAAAACAAAGGTCTGAAGGATAGATATGTAACAGAGGATAGGATGGGATACTTCTGATCTGAGCCATGCAAAATCTGTATTCAATTCCGTAATTCCCCATCCAATGGTTGTACTTGTAGATAAAGATTAGACTCCTACAATCACTGCTAAGCTTAGTAACAATAATTTTTATTTATTATCTCTGATGTATTCCTCTACTTAAATTTGCATGAATGGAAACTGTGGTTTCTCATGCTTCATGTGGTATTTCGATCCAGAAAAACATTATGTTCTTTACTTTTGGAGTGGATATCCAGGAACCCCAAGCTCTGGGTGGTAGTCTCATAAAACACCAACTTTTGGAAAATTTATCACATAACCACAGTTTATGGGATCACAAAAACTGACAAGGCAAGCCCACATGGCAAGGACTTAGGAAGATTAAAGTAATTGGGCTTATGATTATACAAAATTGGAGACTTGCAAGAGGACATAATGAGAATATAATTGGTGATGCAAATGGTACTATTTATGTgctaaaatttcaaaaaaattggatTCAGTGTGACTATTGCCCCAAAGATTGGGTTTCCTTGATCTCTTACTTTTGAGTTCTGACAAATTCCAAACAATGATCAATATATCAACTTACAACTTTTTTGTGATTGTAAATGTTTACTATAATCTTCTTCCAATATATTCAAGGTGAGAAAACATGCACAAATAAGAAACTATAGTTGTGCATACCAGATAATATTTACACATTTAATTTATGTTTGTAAGCCGTGTTTTCCATGTGAACTGGGCAACTGACACTAGTACATGGCAAATGTACCGACGCCAGCAGAAAACACAAAGAACAGTTCTGCACAATATGAATAAAAACATCTGCAAGAACAAACCTTGTAAAAGGAACCAAGGCCCTCATTAGCATACATGGTCTTTGCGACCTGAGCTGCAGATCCCTCGCCCAACTGGATCTTCACCTGAAACCAAAAACAGGAAAAGCTATATGAAATAGATATTTACACAATCTCCGTGTCTCAGCAAAAGCTATTAACATGGTTTATTTGTTGTGATCATAAGACATAACATTCAACTCAATTCTCCAGCAAATCCCCACTTAACTATGATGGCATGTTGGTCGGTGCTTCCAAAACATAGTGGTGTGGACTAATTCTGTATATGCCGGAACATTCCAGCAGCAAATAGTAATAACATGCCATCTTAAGATCAACAAACTATTGCTAACTCATTAAAAATCAGTAAAGCCACGCAGACACACAGATCTTCTGGTAAGTTAGATAATAGCACACCACAGATTTAGTGGGATCTCCATGGAGGATCTAAGCTACCACATCGGGCAGTTTTGACTGTAGATAACAAAAACGGACTGTGTCACCCCCACTTACACTCATGATGTGACAGTTTCCACAGATCTAAGAAACAAGAATAGCCACCCGCAGTCCCAGACTAGCGTGCAACAAGTTCCCCTCCGTTAAGGGAGCTCACTCGAGGGTGCACTCGTCTTACTCAGATCTAACCAAGAGATGCGCAGAAATCTATCAACCTGATCCATCACTCGGCGTCGCCCGCACCTACCATAACCAACCACAGATCTAGGGCTACTCAACAAACCAAGCCACGGAATCTTATACCTCGAGTGAGCCGGAAACAAGAAAAGGATTCCGTACCTTGATCATGTCGATGGGCTGGATGACGCAGGTGGCGAGCATCCCGGAGGCGCCGCCATTGACGAATGGCTTGATCGTCTTCCAGACGCCAGTGGGCGCCGCGGCCTGCTGCTGCTTCGCGTCCGCCATCTCCTGCCGGCGAGATCTAGCCGGGCCGGGAGAGGAAGTGTAGCAGACGCGAGCGGAGGGAAGGCGATGCGAGCGAGGAGGAGGCCTAGATCGCTGGGTGCCGTTGCGCTTTTATTATTGCGCCGAGGGCGACGCGAGGAGATAACAGGATTACTTTTTCCCCGAGAAACAAAAGATAGGCGATAAAATACT is drawn from Aegilops tauschii subsp. strangulata cultivar AL8/78 chromosome 1, Aet v6.0, whole genome shotgun sequence and contains these coding sequences:
- the LOC109752778 gene encoding mitochondrial dicarboxylate/tricarboxylate transporter DTC; its protein translation is MADAKQQQAAAPTGVWKTIKPFVNGGASGMLATCVIQPIDMIKVKIQLGEGSAAQVAKTMYANEGLGSFYKGLSAGLLRQATYTTARLGSFRVLTNKAIEANDGKPLPLVQKAFIGLTAGAIGACVGSPADLALIRMQADSTLPAAQRRHYKNAFHALYRITADEGVLALWKGAGPTVVRAMSLNMGMLASYDQSVELFRDKLGAGEYQTVIGASAISGFCAAACSLPFDYVKTQIQKMQPDATGKYPYTGSLDCAMQTLKTGGPFKFYSGFPVYCVRIAPHVMMTWLFLNQIQKYQKKIGI